Proteins from one Deinococcus actinosclerus genomic window:
- a CDS encoding peptidoglycan-binding domain-containing protein translates to MRFRLPLLLTVLLAGCAAPSTPTSLSPAPTLGAQSVLTWQALRQGDSGRDVVTLQYLLRHRGYTLSVDGAFGAGTDSAVRSFQGSNGLTVDGIVGGNTWEKLIVTVRQGDNSNAVRAVQDQLRSGYGYTGVTVDGAFGAGTDSAVRDFQGKRGLSADGVVGLNTWNALVTGASTGGSGTAASLAQSILNTSRVTLGTSSSTVSGSPRQNLLDTAAGKAATRGCASNANCGLTVYLKKSMLQGMSDLSRSNSFYVTSIAGGVHSTYSDHYAGLAFDIGIWNGVSLSSPNSSHTAARNACIAAGSDPGQTFDAYHDPTGGHSNHVHCAWN, encoded by the coding sequence ATGCGCTTTCGTCTTCCCCTCCTCCTGACGGTCCTCCTGGCGGGCTGCGCCGCGCCGAGTACCCCGACCTCGCTGTCACCTGCGCCCACGCTGGGCGCGCAGTCCGTGCTGACCTGGCAGGCGCTGCGGCAGGGCGACAGTGGCCGCGACGTGGTCACCCTGCAGTACCTGCTGCGCCACCGCGGCTACACCCTGAGCGTGGACGGCGCGTTCGGCGCCGGGACGGACAGCGCCGTGCGGTCCTTCCAGGGTTCAAACGGCCTGACGGTGGACGGCATCGTGGGCGGCAACACCTGGGAGAAACTGATCGTGACCGTCCGCCAGGGCGACAACAGCAACGCGGTGCGCGCCGTGCAGGACCAGCTGCGCAGCGGGTACGGGTACACCGGCGTGACCGTGGACGGCGCGTTCGGCGCGGGCACCGACAGCGCCGTGCGGGACTTCCAGGGCAAGCGCGGCCTGAGCGCGGACGGCGTGGTGGGCCTGAACACCTGGAACGCCCTGGTGACCGGGGCCAGCACCGGCGGGTCGGGCACCGCCGCCAGCCTCGCGCAGAGCATCCTGAACACCAGCCGCGTGACGCTGGGCACCAGCAGCAGCACCGTCAGCGGCAGCCCCCGCCAGAACCTGCTGGACACCGCCGCCGGGAAGGCCGCCACGCGCGGCTGCGCCAGCAACGCCAACTGCGGCCTGACCGTGTACCTGAAAAAGAGCATGTTGCAGGGCATGTCCGACCTGTCGCGCAGCAACAGCTTCTACGTGACCTCCATTGCGGGCGGCGTGCACTCCACGTACTCGGATCACTACGCGGGGCTGGCGTTCGATATCGGCATCTGGAACGGCGTGAGCCTGAGCAGCCCGAACAGCTCGCACACGGCGGCGCGCAACGCCTGCATCGCGGCGGGCAGCGACCCCGGGCAGACCTTCGACGCGTACCACGACCCGACCGGCGGGCACAGCAACCACGTCCACTGCGCGTGGAACTGA
- a CDS encoding N-acetylmuramoyl-L-alanine amidase codes for MNVQRRDVLRLGLLASASAVLASCGVPLTRVPDRLNALAVAAPGISGCAAWLAQPAKSPIVLLAARPTRILVHHTASANTTDLSQAQAFSLARSIQQSHFSRGWIDTGQQFTVSRGGYVLEGRHRSLEAAQGGAQHVQGAHCDGQNDVAVGIENEGTYMTVSPPAGQYGALVGLCAWLCQQYGIPATELYGHRDFNNTDCPGDVLYAKLPQLRADVAARLGVQVRIWPTTKTGMTGERVRSAQRLLIAAGQTLTADGSYGGGTASAVSAFQSGAGLTPDGLIGSATWERLIRTVRQGDSGPAVQASQGQLAARGYAVTVDGAFGPATENAVKSFQTSKGLTADGIVGPNTWLALES; via the coding sequence ATGAATGTGCAGCGGCGTGACGTCCTGCGGCTGGGGCTGCTGGCGAGTGCCAGTGCCGTCCTGGCGAGCTGCGGCGTGCCCCTGACGCGCGTGCCGGACCGGCTGAACGCGCTGGCAGTCGCCGCGCCGGGCATCTCGGGCTGCGCGGCGTGGCTGGCGCAACCGGCAAAATCGCCCATCGTACTGCTCGCGGCGCGGCCCACCCGCATCCTGGTGCATCACACGGCCAGCGCGAACACCACTGATCTGTCGCAGGCGCAGGCGTTCAGCCTGGCCCGGAGCATCCAGCAGAGTCACTTCTCACGCGGGTGGATCGACACCGGGCAGCAGTTTACGGTCAGCCGGGGCGGATACGTCCTGGAGGGCCGGCACCGCAGCCTGGAAGCCGCGCAGGGCGGCGCGCAGCACGTGCAGGGCGCCCACTGCGACGGGCAGAACGACGTGGCGGTGGGTATCGAGAACGAGGGCACGTACATGACGGTCTCGCCGCCCGCCGGGCAGTACGGCGCGCTGGTGGGCCTGTGCGCGTGGCTGTGCCAGCAGTACGGCATTCCCGCCACGGAACTGTACGGGCACCGGGACTTCAACAACACCGACTGCCCCGGCGACGTGCTGTACGCGAAACTGCCGCAGCTGCGCGCGGACGTGGCGGCGCGGCTGGGCGTGCAGGTGCGCATCTGGCCCACCACGAAGACCGGCATGACCGGTGAGCGGGTGCGCAGCGCGCAGCGGCTGCTGATCGCCGCCGGGCAGACCCTGACGGCGGACGGCAGCTACGGCGGCGGCACGGCCAGCGCGGTCAGCGCGTTCCAGTCGGGGGCGGGCCTCACGCCGGACGGCCTGATCGGGTCGGCCACCTGGGAACGCCTGATCCGCACGGTTCGCCAGGGCGACAGCGGCCCGGCGGTGCAGGCGTCGCAGGGGCAGCTCGCGGCGCGCGGGTACGCGGTCACGGTGGACGGCGCGTTCGGGCCCGCCACCGAGAACGCCGTGAAATCCTTCCAGACGAGCAAAGGACTCACGGCGGACGGCATCGTCGGGCCGAACACCTGGCTGGCGCTGGAAAGCTGA
- a CDS encoding pentapeptide repeat-containing protein produces the protein MTFAGCVFRRVNLTGSVWERVRLLDVRFEDCDLSGARWTDVSLDRVEVTGSRLLGLQAAGVRLRHVRLTRVHAPLSVWQRADAAHLHLNGCDLSEASFMEANLPGAVLRDCRLHRTDLRGAQLDGADLRGSALGGLRAGAADLQGVTVEAAQVLDLAHLLGVQIEELPGEA, from the coding sequence GTGACTTTCGCCGGGTGCGTGTTCCGGCGCGTGAACCTGACCGGCAGCGTGTGGGAGCGCGTGCGCCTGCTGGACGTGCGCTTCGAGGACTGCGACCTCAGCGGCGCGCGCTGGACGGACGTGAGCCTGGACCGCGTGGAGGTCACGGGCTCGCGCCTGCTGGGCCTCCAGGCCGCTGGCGTGCGGCTGCGGCACGTGCGCCTGACCCGCGTCCACGCCCCCCTGAGCGTCTGGCAGCGCGCCGACGCTGCGCATCTGCACCTGAACGGCTGCGACCTCAGCGAGGCCAGCTTCATGGAAGCGAACCTGCCCGGCGCAGTCCTGCGGGACTGCCGCCTGCACCGCACCGACCTGCGGGGTGCGCAGCTGGACGGCGCGGACCTGCGCGGCAGCGCCCTGGGTGGCCTGCGCGCCGGGGCCGCCGACCTCCAGGGCGTCACGGTGGAGGCCGCGCAGGTGCTCGACCTCGCTCACCTGCTGGGCGTGCAGATCGAGGAACTGCCCGGCGAGGCGTAG
- the map gene encoding type I methionyl aminopeptidase, which translates to MSRVPLKSAREIEIMRRAGALVADTFRVLAPFVKPGVTLKELDRLAEEHIRKAGAIPAYVGYGPKNNPFPGTICASVNEVICHGIPDARELKDGDIIGVDIGVLLDGYYGDACTTYTVGQVSAEVQGLVDTTRESLKDALDLVKPGARLGDIGHAIQSLAEGRGYGVVREYTGHGIGKRLHEEPTILHYGARYTGLKLQPGMVFTIEPMVNLGRPETRLLADGWTVVTADGSPSAQFEHTVVVTAKGHEILTV; encoded by the coding sequence ATGAGCCGCGTGCCCCTGAAATCCGCCCGTGAAATCGAGATCATGCGCCGCGCGGGCGCGCTCGTCGCCGACACCTTCCGCGTCCTCGCGCCGTTCGTGAAACCCGGCGTGACCCTCAAGGAACTCGACCGACTGGCCGAGGAGCACATCCGCAAGGCCGGAGCGATTCCCGCGTACGTCGGCTACGGCCCCAAGAACAACCCCTTCCCCGGCACGATCTGCGCCAGCGTGAACGAGGTCATCTGCCACGGCATCCCCGACGCCCGCGAACTGAAGGACGGCGACATCATCGGCGTGGACATCGGCGTGTTGCTGGACGGCTACTACGGCGACGCCTGCACCACGTACACGGTCGGGCAGGTCAGCGCGGAGGTGCAGGGCCTCGTGGACACCACCCGCGAGTCCCTGAAGGACGCGCTGGACCTCGTGAAACCCGGCGCGCGCCTGGGCGACATCGGGCACGCCATCCAGAGCCTCGCCGAGGGCCGTGGCTACGGCGTGGTGCGCGAGTACACCGGGCATGGCATCGGCAAGCGCCTGCACGAGGAACCCACCATCCTGCACTACGGCGCGCGCTACACCGGCCTGAAACTCCAGCCGGGCATGGTCTTCACGATTGAACCCATGGTCAACCTGGGCCGCCCCGAGACGCGCCTGCTGGCCGACGGCTGGACGGTCGTCACCGCCGACGGCAGCCCCAGCGCGCAGTTCGAGCACACTGTCGTCGTGACCGCGAAAGGCCATGAGATCCTGACCGTGTGA
- a CDS encoding M55 family metallopeptidase — MTERRVVISVDMEGVTGVSSWVQVSPPEFGGLVSGAEYERARERMTLEAAAAAQGALDAGATDVLVNDSHDTMRNLIPELLPDGVRFTSGNDKPLSMVQGVQEPGVVGLLFVGYHARAGSVRGPLAHTWNGFVRDVVVNGVSTGEYGLNALLAGHYGVPVLFASGDDVAMSEITAELGPGVVTVPVKEGLSAFAAAHLHPREAQRRIRDGARRAVEAAGDAAPYVTRWPAHAQVSFNHQARADAGERVPGVTRVDAVTVGWHSPDAYHLFQTFRMLAKVAEVRLDG, encoded by the coding sequence ATGACCGAGCGGCGAGTGGTGATCAGTGTGGACATGGAGGGCGTGACCGGAGTCTCGAGCTGGGTGCAGGTCAGCCCCCCGGAATTCGGCGGGCTGGTGAGCGGCGCGGAGTACGAACGCGCCCGCGAACGCATGACGCTGGAGGCGGCGGCCGCCGCGCAGGGCGCGCTGGACGCCGGGGCGACCGACGTGCTCGTGAACGACAGTCACGACACCATGCGCAACCTGATCCCGGAACTGCTGCCCGACGGGGTGCGCTTCACGAGCGGCAACGACAAGCCGCTGAGCATGGTGCAGGGCGTGCAGGAGCCCGGGGTGGTGGGGCTGCTGTTCGTGGGGTACCACGCGCGGGCCGGAAGTGTGCGCGGGCCGCTAGCGCACACCTGGAACGGTTTCGTGCGGGACGTGGTCGTGAACGGCGTGAGTACCGGCGAGTACGGCCTGAACGCCCTGCTGGCCGGGCATTACGGCGTGCCCGTGCTGTTCGCGTCCGGGGACGACGTGGCCATGAGCGAGATCACGGCGGAACTGGGGCCCGGGGTGGTCACGGTGCCCGTGAAGGAGGGCCTGAGTGCCTTCGCGGCGGCGCACCTGCACCCGCGCGAGGCGCAGCGCCGCATCCGGGACGGGGCGCGCCGGGCAGTGGAGGCGGCGGGCGACGCGGCGCCCTACGTGACCCGCTGGCCCGCGCACGCGCAGGTGAGTTTCAACCATCAGGCCCGCGCGGACGCCGGTGAGCGCGTGCCCGGCGTGACCCGCGTGGACGCCGTCACGGTCGGCTGGCACAGCCCGGACGCGTACCATCTGTTCCAGACGTTCCGCATGCTCGCCAAGGTCGCCGAGGTCCGGCTGGACGGCTGA
- a CDS encoding DUF3592 domain-containing protein: protein MPRPPRRPRPGYPAVPLLLLLVGAALLGSGVWQSGQSLRAARWPVATGTVTRAQAVPGGRFADRRGWRPEVNYTYRASGQMYSGERLNFFRLNTTSLRGARRVLAQYPVGQSVAVHYDPRQPSRSVLQVGLGLSWPLWLLGAASLVLGGAVLWAGRGGERWGGQTWLPK from the coding sequence ATGCCCCGTCCCCCGCGCCGTCCCCGCCCTGGCTATCCGGCCGTGCCCCTGCTCCTGCTGCTCGTCGGGGCGGCCCTGCTGGGCTCCGGGGTGTGGCAGTCGGGGCAATCCCTGCGGGCGGCGCGCTGGCCGGTGGCGACCGGCACGGTCACGCGGGCGCAGGCCGTGCCGGGGGGCCGTTTCGCAGACCGGCGCGGCTGGCGGCCCGAGGTGAACTACACCTACCGCGCCAGTGGGCAGATGTACAGCGGCGAGCGACTGAACTTCTTCCGGCTGAACACCACGTCCCTGCGGGGCGCGCGGCGGGTGCTGGCGCAGTACCCGGTGGGGCAATCGGTGGCCGTGCACTACGATCCCCGGCAGCCGTCCCGGAGTGTGCTGCAGGTGGGCCTGGGCCTGTCCTGGCCGCTGTGGCTGCTGGGCGCGGCCTCGCTGGTGCTGGGCGGCGCGGTCCTGTGGGCCGGACGCGGCGGCGAACGGTGGGGCGGGCAGACGTGGCTGCCCAAGTGA
- the pulA gene encoding pullulanase-type alpha-1,6-glucosidase translates to MKRLATLLTVALSASAAAQTTLPADTARVHYQRADVAYAGWGLHVWEDTTAQVAWDKPLAQSGKDDFGTYFDIPLKPGAQKLGFIVHKGDTKDADRDLWFDLSRGRELFLKSGSLNVAYAKAGPFTVDASQAPVAQAAAPAATAPAATPAASSSAQPIPKNVLRVRYVRPDGKYDGWGLHAWEDTTAQVEWSKPLTPTGADAGGAYWDVPLKDGAAKIGFLVHRGDEKDPGADMFADLSKGNEVTVTSGKADFAYGAPAVLSDPPVPAGVARINYYRPDGKYDGWGLHAWEDTTAQVEWSKPLTPTGTNSFGVYWDVPMKTDWKKLGFIVHNGDNKDPGADQVLTSEMGNQAWIVSGNAAVNTTRPDTSVRTVGDLTRQQAVMLSRDLIAVKPEFVQPGALLTLHAARAGGLNLTAAGVDGGDTLTLEEVEGGLSAALKAKAPYLSSYALLRVRAEDTARLGTALQGQVAVSSVMPDGTVLGATGVQTAWALDDLYAYDGALGAQWQGNIPTLRLWAPTAQDVKLRLTVPGGQETVVPMTRDAKGVWTVKGAQTWRGAAYRYEVKVYAPSTGKVETNLVTDPYSVALTRNSTRSVLLDLNDPATKPQAWDALKKPALRSAGDLSFYELHLRDFSAADSTVPAAQRGTYLAFTLPGSDGVKHLKALADAGLKAVHLLPTFDIATISEDKAAWKSPGDLTKFAPNSDEQQKAIGAVKDQDAYNWGYDPYHYMVPEGSYAVNPDQRTLEYRRMVAALNGMGLRVVQDVVFNHTAASGQADRSVLDRIVPGYYHRLNANGGVENSTCCSNTATEHVMMRKLMVDTLVLMARAYKVDGFRFDLMGHHMVADMQAARKALDALTVQKDGVDGKSIYLYGEGWDFGEVQGGGRGTNATQLNLFGQGIGTFNDRLRDAVRGGSPFGGLQEQGFATGMFVLPNGQPANTNRAKALSLADQVRVGLTGNLRDYRFTDATGKAVKGAEVNYNGAPTGYAASPREAITYVSAHDNQTLFDAVLLKAPLSATSAQRTRMQNLANSVVLLGQGLPFSYAGDEILRSKSFDTDSYNSGDWFNTLDFTGKGNGFGKGLPPAEKNEANWNLYRGLLGNPALKPSAADIQRAFDHYREMLRVRYSSTLFRMDTAAQVGQGLTFLNVGPAQQPGVIAMKLSGAVSPTNPYRNVVVVFNATGQSVTLSDAALAGLNLSLHPALAAGTDATVKGSRATGNSVTVPALTTAVFVGK, encoded by the coding sequence ATGAAAAGACTGGCGACCCTCCTGACGGTCGCGCTGTCTGCTTCGGCAGCGGCGCAAACAACCCTGCCTGCCGACACCGCGCGCGTGCACTACCAGCGCGCGGACGTCGCCTACGCGGGCTGGGGCCTGCACGTGTGGGAAGACACCACCGCCCAGGTCGCCTGGGACAAACCCCTCGCCCAGAGCGGGAAGGACGACTTCGGCACCTACTTCGACATTCCCCTGAAACCGGGCGCGCAGAAGCTGGGCTTCATCGTGCACAAGGGCGACACCAAGGACGCCGACAGGGACCTGTGGTTCGACCTGAGCCGCGGCCGCGAACTGTTCCTGAAGTCCGGCAGCCTGAACGTCGCGTACGCGAAGGCCGGGCCGTTCACGGTGGACGCCAGCCAGGCGCCCGTCGCGCAGGCCGCTGCGCCCGCAGCCACCGCGCCCGCCGCGACGCCGGCAGCCAGCAGCAGCGCGCAGCCCATCCCCAAGAACGTCCTGCGCGTGCGCTACGTGCGCCCGGACGGCAAGTATGACGGCTGGGGCCTGCACGCCTGGGAGGACACCACCGCCCAGGTCGAGTGGAGCAAGCCCCTGACGCCCACGGGTGCGGACGCGGGCGGCGCGTACTGGGACGTGCCGCTGAAAGACGGCGCAGCGAAGATCGGCTTCCTCGTGCACCGGGGCGACGAGAAGGACCCGGGCGCCGACATGTTCGCCGACCTGAGCAAGGGCAACGAGGTGACCGTCACGAGCGGCAAGGCCGACTTCGCGTACGGCGCGCCCGCCGTGCTCAGTGACCCGCCCGTCCCGGCGGGCGTGGCGCGCATCAACTACTACCGCCCGGACGGCAAGTACGACGGCTGGGGCCTGCACGCCTGGGAGGACACGACCGCCCAGGTCGAGTGGAGTAAGCCCCTGACGCCCACGGGCACGAATTCGTTCGGCGTGTACTGGGACGTCCCCATGAAGACGGACTGGAAGAAACTGGGGTTCATTGTGCATAACGGCGACAACAAGGATCCGGGTGCGGATCAGGTGCTGACGAGTGAGATGGGCAATCAGGCGTGGATCGTGAGCGGGAACGCGGCCGTGAACACCACCCGCCCCGATACGAGCGTGCGCACAGTGGGCGACCTGACGCGCCAGCAGGCGGTCATGCTGTCGCGCGACCTGATCGCCGTGAAGCCGGAGTTCGTGCAGCCGGGCGCGCTGCTGACCCTGCACGCCGCGCGCGCCGGCGGCCTGAATCTGACGGCGGCGGGCGTGGACGGCGGCGACACCCTGACGCTGGAGGAGGTTGAGGGGGGCCTGAGCGCCGCCCTGAAGGCGAAGGCGCCGTACCTGAGCAGCTACGCGCTGCTGCGCGTGCGCGCCGAGGACACCGCCCGCCTCGGGACCGCGTTGCAGGGGCAGGTGGCGGTGAGCAGCGTCATGCCGGACGGCACGGTGCTGGGCGCGACCGGCGTGCAGACCGCATGGGCGCTGGACGACCTCTACGCGTACGACGGCGCGCTGGGCGCGCAGTGGCAGGGCAACATCCCGACGCTGCGCCTGTGGGCGCCCACCGCGCAGGACGTCAAATTACGCCTGACCGTGCCCGGCGGGCAGGAGACGGTGGTGCCCATGACCCGCGACGCGAAGGGCGTCTGGACGGTCAAGGGCGCGCAGACCTGGCGCGGCGCCGCCTACCGCTACGAGGTGAAGGTGTACGCGCCCAGCACCGGCAAGGTCGAAACGAACCTCGTGACCGACCCGTACTCGGTGGCGCTGACGCGAAACAGCACCCGCTCGGTGCTGCTGGACCTGAACGACCCGGCCACCAAACCGCAGGCCTGGGACGCCCTGAAGAAACCGGCGCTGCGTTCGGCGGGCGACCTGAGCTTCTACGAACTGCACCTGCGCGACTTCAGCGCCGCCGACAGCACCGTCCCGGCGGCGCAGCGCGGCACGTACCTCGCGTTCACGCTGCCCGGCAGTGACGGCGTGAAGCACCTGAAGGCCCTGGCCGACGCGGGCCTGAAGGCCGTGCACCTGCTGCCCACCTTCGACATCGCCACGATCAGCGAGGACAAGGCCGCGTGGAAGTCCCCCGGCGACCTCACGAAGTTCGCGCCGAACAGCGACGAGCAGCAGAAGGCCATCGGCGCCGTGAAGGATCAGGACGCGTACAACTGGGGCTACGACCCGTACCACTACATGGTGCCCGAGGGCAGCTACGCCGTGAACCCCGACCAGCGCACCCTGGAGTACCGCCGCATGGTCGCCGCGCTGAACGGCATGGGCCTGCGCGTCGTGCAGGACGTGGTGTTCAACCACACCGCCGCCAGCGGGCAGGCGGACCGCAGCGTCCTGGACCGCATCGTGCCCGGCTACTACCACCGCCTGAACGCGAACGGCGGCGTGGAGAACAGCACCTGCTGCTCGAACACCGCCACCGAGCACGTCATGATGCGCAAACTCATGGTGGACACGCTGGTCCTGATGGCCAGGGCGTACAAGGTGGACGGCTTCCGCTTCGACCTGATGGGGCACCACATGGTCGCCGACATGCAGGCCGCCCGCAAGGCGCTTGACGCCCTGACCGTGCAAAAAGACGGCGTGGACGGCAAGAGCATCTACCTCTACGGCGAGGGCTGGGACTTCGGCGAGGTGCAGGGCGGTGGGCGCGGCACGAACGCCACGCAGCTGAACCTGTTCGGGCAGGGCATCGGGACCTTCAACGACCGCCTGCGTGACGCGGTGCGCGGCGGCAGCCCCTTCGGCGGCCTACAGGAGCAGGGCTTCGCGACCGGGATGTTCGTGCTGCCCAACGGGCAACCCGCGAACACGAACAGGGCCAAGGCCCTGAGCCTCGCCGATCAGGTGCGAGTCGGCCTGACCGGGAACCTGCGCGACTACCGCTTCACCGACGCGACCGGCAAAGCCGTGAAGGGCGCCGAGGTGAACTACAACGGCGCGCCCACCGGGTACGCGGCCAGCCCCCGCGAGGCGATCACGTACGTCAGCGCGCACGACAACCAGACGCTATTCGACGCGGTCCTCCTGAAAGCGCCCCTGAGTGCCACCTCCGCGCAGCGCACCCGCATGCAGAACCTCGCCAACAGCGTCGTGCTGCTCGGGCAGGGCCTGCCGTTCAGCTACGCCGGGGACGAGATTCTGCGCTCCAAGAGCTTCGACACCGACAGCTACAACAGCGGCGACTGGTTCAACACCCTGGACTTCACCGGCAAGGGCAACGGCTTCGGCAAGGGCCTGCCGCCCGCCGAGAAGAACGAGGCGAACTGGAACCTGTACCGCGGCCTGCTGGGCAACCCGGCGCTGAAACCGTCGGCAGCCGACATTCAGCGGGCCTTCGACCACTACCGCGAGATGCTGCGCGTGCGGTACTCCAGCACGCTGTTCCGCATGGACACCGCCGCGCAGGTGGGGCAGGGCCTGACGTTCCTGAACGTGGGCCCGGCGCAGCAGCCCGGCGTGATCGCCATGAAACTCAGCGGCGCCGTGAGCCCCACCAACCCCTACCGGAACGTCGTGGTGGTGTTCAACGCGACCGGCCAGAGCGTGACCCTCAGCGACGCGGCCCTCGCGGGCCTGAACCTCAGCCTGCACCCCGCACTGGCGGCGGGCACCGACGCGACCGTCAAGGGCAGTCGCGCCACCGGGAACAGTGTGACGGTGCCCGCGCTGACCACCGCCGTGTTCGTCGGGAAGTAA
- a CDS encoding nucleoside hydrolase yields MLPRVTQFPLPVILDGDPGLDDAVAWLLALGSPEDLRVLGVTTVHGNVSLDRTTRNAGVTLALAGAAADGVGVYVGADRPLVRPALTAAAVHGESGLPAGGLPDPAREPEAAHAVDFIIRTVRAMPGEVTLIPTGPLTNVALALRLAPDIAPLIREIVWMGGSTAQGNRTPAAEFNALADPHAAHVVFGSGVPLRMVGLNVTMQAVAGPDRIAALRALGTRAGAACAELLTFYADVYRRRYGLDGGALHDPLAVAAAIRPELLDWQAMPVSVETTEGLNVGRTVCDLYGVTGQTPNAQVAVGVRDAEFFDLLLARVGRLP; encoded by the coding sequence ATGCTGCCGCGCGTGACCCAGTTCCCGCTGCCCGTGATTCTCGATGGTGACCCTGGCCTGGACGACGCCGTGGCGTGGCTGCTCGCGCTGGGCAGCCCGGAGGACCTGCGGGTGCTGGGCGTGACGACCGTGCACGGCAACGTCTCGCTGGACCGCACGACCCGCAACGCCGGGGTGACGCTGGCCCTGGCGGGCGCGGCGGCGGACGGGGTGGGCGTGTACGTGGGCGCGGACCGCCCGCTCGTGCGCCCGGCGCTGACGGCAGCGGCCGTGCACGGCGAGTCGGGCCTGCCCGCCGGGGGCCTGCCGGACCCGGCCCGCGAGCCGGAGGCCGCGCACGCCGTGGATTTCATCATCCGCACCGTGCGCGCCATGCCGGGCGAGGTGACCCTGATCCCCACCGGCCCGCTGACGAACGTGGCGCTGGCGCTGCGGCTGGCGCCGGACATCGCCCCGCTGATCCGCGAGATCGTGTGGATGGGCGGCAGCACCGCGCAGGGCAACCGCACGCCCGCCGCCGAGTTCAACGCGCTGGCCGACCCGCACGCCGCGCACGTCGTGTTCGGGAGCGGGGTGCCGCTGCGGATGGTGGGTCTGAACGTGACCATGCAGGCGGTCGCGGGGCCGGACCGCATCGCGGCGCTGCGCGCCCTGGGGACCCGCGCGGGGGCCGCCTGCGCCGAGCTGCTCACCTTCTACGCGGACGTGTACCGCCGCCGCTACGGCCTGGACGGCGGGGCGCTGCACGACCCGCTGGCGGTGGCCGCCGCGATCCGCCCGGAGCTACTGGACTGGCAGGCCATGCCCGTCAGCGTGGAGACCACCGAGGGCCTGAACGTGGGGCGCACCGTCTGCGACCTGTACGGCGTGACCGGGCAGACCCCGAACGCGCAGGTGGCCGTGGGCGTCCGGGACGCCGAGTTCTTCGACCTGCTGCTGGCACGGGTGGGCCGCCTGCCCTGA
- a CDS encoding AAA family ATPase yields MSAIHALHGFIGSGKTTRARMLERDLGALRFTPDEWMTALYGADPPAAEYPALLARVRTLMLAQWTRAVTLGVPVILDEGLWTRASRDELRAQAAALGVPLTLHVLPFDPATARERIAARNEQAGAHFVAPATFELFLPRFQPLTPDEESLQCVIRH; encoded by the coding sequence GTGAGTGCCATTCACGCTCTGCACGGCTTCATCGGCAGCGGCAAGACGACGCGGGCCCGCATGCTGGAACGCGATCTGGGCGCGCTGCGCTTCACGCCCGACGAGTGGATGACCGCCCTGTACGGCGCCGACCCGCCCGCCGCCGAATACCCGGCCCTGCTGGCCCGCGTGCGGACCCTCATGCTCGCGCAGTGGACGCGGGCCGTCACGCTGGGCGTCCCGGTCATCCTCGACGAGGGCCTGTGGACCCGCGCCAGCCGCGACGAGCTGCGCGCGCAGGCCGCCGCGCTCGGCGTGCCCCTCACCCTGCACGTCCTGCCCTTCGACCCGGCCACCGCGCGGGAACGGATCGCAGCGCGCAACGAACAGGCGGGCGCACATTTCGTCGCGCCCGCCACCTTCGAGCTGTTCCTGCCGCGCTTCCAACCCCTGACACCCGACGAGGAATCCCTCCAGTGCGTCATCCGGCACTGA
- a CDS encoding Mov34/MPN/PAD-1 family protein, translating into MPGVPLHLPAALHAALWQHARTHPHHEVVGALGGVLRGETWCVHTLYPLPNIAPDPTREYLADPTYLLRALKAMRAEELDLVGLYHSHPRGPDRPSRTDTRLAAYDVPYLIADLSGGTLRAYLLPEAHEVALHVTDGPE; encoded by the coding sequence ATGCCCGGCGTGCCCCTGCACCTTCCCGCCGCGCTGCACGCGGCCCTCTGGCAGCACGCCCGCACCCACCCCCACCACGAGGTCGTGGGCGCGCTGGGCGGCGTCCTGCGCGGCGAAACCTGGTGCGTGCACACGCTGTACCCCCTGCCGAACATCGCGCCAGACCCCACCCGCGAGTACCTCGCCGACCCCACGTACCTGCTGCGCGCCCTGAAGGCCATGCGCGCCGAGGAGTTGGACCTCGTGGGGCTGTACCACAGCCACCCGCGCGGCCCGGACCGGCCCAGCCGCACCGACACCCGGCTGGCCGCGTACGACGTGCCGTACCTGATCGCCGACCTGAGCGGCGGCACGCTGCGCGCCTACCTGCTCCCCGAAGCGCACGAGGTTGCGCTGCACGTCACGGACGGCCCGGAGTGA